The following coding sequences lie in one Nitrospirota bacterium genomic window:
- the purU gene encoding formyltetrahydrofolate deformylase encodes MTVIPRSVVLLIHCKDRKGIVARVAGFIHDFGGNILDSDHHTDREQGDFLMRTEFALDGFQLPPTEIAEAFSPIAKVFEMRYEIHVRPSRTRVAILVSRQDHCLSDLLQRQRRDELSIQVPVIVSNHDTCRPWAELYKIPLEVFPVTPETKPQQERQVLAVLRRHEVELVVLARYMQVLSGTFLASVGCPVINIHHSFLPAFIGANPYRQAYERGVKIIGATAHYATEELDEGPIIEQDVIRVGHRDTVEDLVRKGRDLEELVLARAVRLHVERRVLVYGKKTVVFD; translated from the coding sequence ATGACGGTCATCCCCCGTTCGGTCGTTCTGCTCATCCACTGCAAGGACCGCAAAGGCATCGTGGCCCGCGTGGCCGGATTCATTCACGACTTCGGGGGCAATATCCTCGACTCCGACCACCACACCGACCGCGAGCAGGGCGATTTCTTGATGCGGACCGAGTTCGCCCTCGACGGCTTTCAGCTCCCGCCCACGGAGATCGCCGAAGCCTTTTCGCCGATCGCGAAAGTGTTCGAGATGCGGTACGAAATCCACGTGAGGCCGTCTCGGACTCGCGTCGCGATCCTGGTCTCCAGGCAGGACCATTGCCTGTCCGATCTGCTCCAGCGTCAGCGCCGGGACGAACTGTCCATCCAGGTGCCGGTCATCGTGTCCAACCACGACACCTGCCGCCCGTGGGCCGAGCTGTACAAGATTCCGCTCGAAGTGTTTCCGGTGACGCCGGAGACCAAGCCTCAGCAGGAACGGCAGGTGCTCGCCGTGCTCAGGCGGCACGAGGTGGAGCTCGTGGTGCTCGCACGGTACATGCAGGTGCTCAGCGGCACGTTCCTGGCCTCCGTCGGCTGCCCCGTCATCAATATCCATCACTCGTTTCTTCCGGCTTTCATCGGCGCCAATCCCTACAGGCAGGCCTATGAACGGGGAGTCAAGATCATCGGCGCCACCGCCCATTATGCGACGGAGGAACTGGACGAAGGGCCGATCATCGAGCAGGACGTCATCCGGGTGGGACACCGTGACACCGTCGAGGATCTGGTCCGGAAGGGACGCGATCTGGAAGAGCTGGTCCTCGCGCGCGCCGTGCGTCTGCACGTCGAACGGCGCGTGCTGGTCTACGGCAAGAAAACGGTCGTCTTCGATTGA